AACCGAGGCGACTATCATTATTGAAGACAGTTATCCAAGCGTGCCAACGCAAGCTTTACCTAAACTCTTCGAGCGCCTTTATCGCGTCGATAAATCTCGCAGCCGCGCCAATGGCGGCTCCGGACTTGGGCTTGCTATCTGCCAAAGCATCGTAAAAGCACACAATGGAAGCTTAAACGCCGAACACTCTCCGCTGGGCGGTTTGAAAATGGTCGTAACGCTGCCAAAATCCAGCAACGATGAGCAATAAAAACAGAAACAAAGGAATGACCATGATTTTAATCGTTGAAGACGAACCTTCACTGGCAAACATTGTGTCCGAATACCTTCAGCATAATGGATTTGAATCACACATTGTCGATGACGGCGATAAAGTCATCGAATGGGTAAAAGAACACACCCCTTCTTTAATTTTGTTGGATTTAATGCTGCCTAATCGCGATGGATTGGATATCTATCGAGAACTACGCACTTTCAGCGATGTACCCGTCATGATGGCGACGGCTAAAGTCGACGAAATAGACCGCTTGCTAGGTTTAGAACTGGGCGCTGATGACTATATCTGTAAGCCTTACAGCCCAAGAGAACTTGTTGCCAGGGTCAAGAACGTACTAAGGCGCAGTCAAAGCACCAAGACGGCGTCACTGTCCGAGGCTGAACAAGTCAGCCCTCAAGCGACGCTAATCATCGACGATGCGCAAATGAAGGTCACTATTGATAGTGAAGTTTTATCCTTGACGCCTGCTGAGTTTAAATTATTGCGTCATTTCAATAGCCATCATGGTGTCGTCTATAACCGAGATCAGCTCATTGACCGCATCTATTCAGACGGAAGAGTCGTCACCGATAGAACCATTGACAGCCATA
This is a stretch of genomic DNA from Vibrio maritimus. It encodes these proteins:
- a CDS encoding response regulator, translating into MILIVEDEPSLANIVSEYLQHNGFESHIVDDGDKVIEWVKEHTPSLILLDLMLPNRDGLDIYRELRTFSDVPVMMATAKVDEIDRLLGLELGADDYICKPYSPRELVARVKNVLRRSQSTKTASLSEAEQVSPQATLIIDDAQMKVTIDSEVLSLTPAEFKLLRHFNSHHGVVYNRDQLIDRIYSDGRVVTDRTIDSHIKNLRKKILAINPSYDWIKSIYGVGYRFELTERD